Proteins encoded by one window of Elaeis guineensis isolate ETL-2024a chromosome 12, EG11, whole genome shotgun sequence:
- the LOC105055696 gene encoding PH, RCC1 and FYVE domains-containing protein 1 isoform X1: MADPISYGNPDRDTEQALIALKKGTQLIKYSRKGKPKFCPFRISRDETTLIWYSHKKERAIKLASVIRITLGQRTAVFRRFPRPEKDYLSFSLIYNNGERSLDLICKDQAEVEVWLAGLRALISTGQHRHSRGDSQSDGILFSDDSGEYCRPYGASIDSTLSISRSLNTNFYTCEPSWSLRRSDVGSDRANMQLRSSNADNVRLSISSAPSSSSQGSGPDDIESLGDVYVWGEIWSDGIVLDGSTNSPSSRTDVLLPKPLESNVVLDVHQIACGVRHVALVTRQGEVFSWGEESGGQLGHGNDKDVSRPRLVESLAVWNMDYVACGEYHTCAISTAGDLFTWGDGAYNTGLLGHGTNISHWIPKRVSGNLEGVQVLFVACGTWHSALITSNGKVFTFGDGTFGVLGHGDRESVAYPKEVESLSGLRTIKVACGVWHTAAIVEVMGQVGVNVISRKLFTWGDGDKYRLGHGDKEARLVPTCVSSLIDYNFHQLACGHNITVALTTSGHVFTMGSTSHGQLGNPQSDGKLPRLVQDRLIGELVEEISCGAHHVAILTSRSEVYTWGKGANGRLGHGDVEDRKTPTFIEALKDRHVKSISCGSNFTACICIHKWVSGSDQSVCSGCRQAFGFTRKRHNCYNCGLVHCHACSSKKVLKAALAPTPGKPHRVCDSCYSKIKAAEAGNAATFVKKITTPRQSIDGRERSDRGEIRSSKILVAPHAEAVKYAAVKNEIKSDSQSGNRASQVPSLLQLKDIAFPSSLTALQTALKPIVTSAPPPASTYTMKPSPPHSTTPVFSRSVIDSLKKTNELLNQEVLKLQTQVKNLKEKCEIHDVVLKKSEKKAEEAAFLAAEEAARCNAAVEVIKSLDIQLKEIAEKLPLEVSDNILVMHTQVESFLKTSENGSKVSSSLVIDSSENDQPHLTNEGTSDIHDQKIENVRDDLEFSQNAVDGDGQNDGKSAVAASGEATAHHSIENDPKAESTEQFEPGVYVTFVQSWDGTKLFKRVRFSKRRFAEQQAGDWWNRNKERVFEKYNHPVQGAPPTLPASAPPAEEEDAAPSSES; the protein is encoded by the exons ATGGCAGATCCGATCAGCTATGGGAATCCCGATCGCGACACTGAGCAG GCACTTATTGCATTGAAGAAAGGCACACAGTTAATCAAGTATAGTCGCAAAGGAAAGCCTAAATTTTGCCCATTCAGAATCTCTCGT GATGAAACAACATTAATATGGTATTCACATAAAAAGGAGAGGGCTATCAAACTAGCTTCTGTCATACGAATCACTCTTGGTCAGAGAACA GCTGTTTTTAGGAGATTTCCACGCCCTGAGAAAGATTATTTGTCATTTTCTCTTATATATAATAATGGTGAACGATCTCTGGATCTG ATTTGCAAGGACCAAGCAGAGGTAGAGGTGTGGTTGGCCGGACTTAGAGCACTGATTTCTACAGGTCAGCACAGACATTCTAGAGGTGACAGCCAGAGTGATGGAATATTGTTTTCTGAT GATAGTGGAGAATACTGTCGTCCTTATGGTGCATCAATAGATAGTACTTTAAGTATTTCCCGTAGTTTAAACACAAATTTTTACACTTGCGAGCCTTCTTGGAGTTTACGAAGGTCAGATGTGGGGTCAGATCGTGCAAATATGCAACTAAGATCAAGTAACGCAGATAATGTGCGACTTAGTATTTCAAGTGCCCCTAGTTCCTCCAGTCAAGGCTCTGGACCAGATGATATTGAATCTTTAGGTGACGTTTATGTCTGGGGAGAGATATGGTCTGATGGGATTGTATTAGATGGATCAACAAACTCCCCATCCTCAAGAACTGATGTTTTACTTCCAAAGCCGCTAGAATCAAATGTAGTTTTAGATGTTCATCAGATAGCATGCGGTGTTAGGCATGTTGCACTTGTTACAAGGCAAGGAGAGGTATTCAGTTGGGGTGAGGAATCTGGTGGGCAGCTCGGTCATGGAAATGACAAAGATGTTAGTCGGCCTCGTCTTGTTGAGTCATTAGCAGTATGGAATATGGATTATGTTGCATGTGGTGAGTATCATACTTGTGCTATATCCACTGCTGGTGACTTGTTTACTTGGGGAGATGGTGCTTATAACACTGGACTTCTTGGCCATGGCACTAACATCAGTCATTGGATTCCTAAAAGAGTTTCTGGCAATTTGGAAGGAGTTCAAGTTTTGTTTGTTGCATGTGGTACATGGCATTCAGCACTTATTACTTCAAATGGAAAGGTATTCACATTTGGTGATGGAACATTTGGTGTTCTAGGACATGGTGATCGGGAGAGTGTAGCATACCCAAAGGAAGTTGAATCTTTGAGTGGATTAAGGACTATTAAGGTAGCATGTGGAGTGTGGCATACGGCAGCTATTGTTGAGGTAATGGGACAGGTGGGTGTTAATGTTATATCGAGAAAACTGTTTACCTGGGGCGATGGGGATAAGTACCGTCTGGGTCATGGAGACAAGGAAGCACGCTTGGTTCCTACATGTGTTTCTTCGCTTATTGACTACAACTTCCATCAGCTGGCATGCGGGCATAACATCACCGTGGCACTTACAACGTCTGGGCATGTTTTCACAATGGGCAGTACTTCTCATGGTCAGCTAGGAAATCCTCAATCTGATGGTAAGTTGCCTCGCTTGGTGCAGGATAGATTGATAGGTGAGTTAGTGGAGGAGATATCCTGTGGGGCTCACCATGTTGCAATATTGACTTCAAGAAGTGAAGTATACACGTGGGGAAAAGGTGCTAATGGAAGATTAGGACATGGTGATGTTGAAGATCGGAAAACGCCTACTTTCATTGAAGCTCTTAAAGACAGGCATGTTAAAAGTATATCATGCGGTTCAAATTTTACAGCCTGCATTTGCATTCATAAGTGGGTGTCAGGTTCCGATCAATCAGTTTGCTCGGGATGTCGGCAGGCATTTGGTTTCACCAGAAAGCGGCACAACTGTTACAATTGTGGGCTGGTACATTGCCATGCTTGTAGTTCCAAAAAGGTGTTGAAAGCTGCACTGGCACCTACCCCTGGCAAACCACATCGTGTATGTGATTCTTGCTATTCAAAAATTAAAGCAGCAGAGGCTGGTAATGCTGCTACTTTTGTCAAGAAGATTACAACTCCTCGCCAATCCATTGATGGCAGGGAGAGATCAGATCGGGGagagataagatcttcaaagatacTAGTGGCACCTCATGCAGAAGCAGTCAAGTATGCTGCAGTAAAGaatgagatcaaatcagattctcaGTCTGGAAACAGAGCTTCCCAAGTTCCATCGCTATTACAGCTAAAAGATATTGCTTTTCCTAGCTCATTGACCGCACTTCAAACCGCTTTAAAACCAATTGTTACATCTGCACCTCCCCCTGCTTCTACATACACCATGAAGCCAAGTCCTCCACACTCTACGACTCCAGTATTTTCTAGAAGTGTCATCGACAGCCTAAAGAAGACTAATGAACTGCTAAATCAGGAAGTCTTGAAGTTGCAAACCCAG gttaaaaatttgaaagaaaagtgtGAAATTCATGATGTAGTGTTGAAGAAATCGGAGAAGAAGGCTGAAGAAGCTGCATTTTTAGCTGCAGAAGAAGCTGCCAGGTGCAATGCTGCAGTGGAAGTCATCAAATCTCTTGATATTCAG CTGAAGGAGATTGCAGAGAAACTGCCCCTTGAGGTTAGTGACAACATATTGGTCATGCATACTCAAGTAGAATCGTTCTTAAAGACCAGTGAAAATGGCTCGAAAGTTTCTTCTTCCTTGGTTATAGACTCTTCAGAAAATGATCAGCCTCACCTAACCAATGAGGGAACATCTGACATTCatgatcagaaaatagaaaatgtTAGGGATGACTTAGAATTCTCGCAAAATGCAGTTGATGGTGATGGTCAAAATGATGGCAAATCAGCTGTTGCTGCTAGCGGGGAGGCTACTGCTCACCACAGCATAGAAAATGACCCAAAGGCAGAATCAACAGAGCAGTTTGAGCCTGGTGTATATGTGACTTTCGTTCAGTCTTGGGATGGTACCAAACTTTTTAAACGGGTCCGATTCAG CAAAAGAAGATTTGCCGAGCAGCAAGCAGGAGATTGGTGGAATAGAAACAAAGAAAGGGTGTTCGAAAAATACAACCATCCAGTGCAGGGCGCACCTCCCACATTACCTGCAAGTGCACCTCCAGCTGAGGAAGAAGATGCAGCACCATCTTCAGAATCctag
- the LOC105055695 gene encoding mitochondrial ATP-independent inner membrane protease subunit 2 isoform X2 has protein sequence MVSLSTWVRYAATKFEYSVVLGWKKYNVGQINGGQLSDAIWKNFFQGKLTFLHWTKGEQMAPTVAGDGGTLLVRKLPFPAPTQVFVGDVVLLKDPEKPSDYLVRRLAAIEGYEMVSTDEKDTPFILEKDQCWVLSDNESLKPKEARDSRLFGPVPMTDIVGRVVYALRSAVDHGPVLNRVLLILGKNTTETPMFCWVRGGFVCSFLLLAKVHAGC, from the exons ATGGTGTCTCTCTCGACGTGGGTTCGCTACGCCGCCACCAAGTTCGAGTACTCTGTCGTCCTCGGTTGGAAG AAGTATAATGTAGGTCAAATCAATGGAGGACAGTTAAGTGATGCTATTTGGAAAAATTTTTTCCAAGGCAAGCTGACCTTCTTGCATTGGACTAAAGGTGAACAAATGGCACCTACTGTAGCTGGAGATGGAGGAACTCTTCTTGTCAGAAAGCTGCCTTTTCCAGCTCCAAC GCAAGTCTTTGTGGGAGACGTTGTCTTGTTAAAAGATCCTGAGAAACCCAGTGATTATCTAGTTAGACGATTGGCTGCTATAGAAGGTTATGAGATGGTATCCACTGATGAGAAAGATACGCCATTTATTTTAGAGAAGGATCAGTGTTGGGTGCTGTCAGACAATGAATCTTTAAAGCCAAAG GAAGCCAGGGACAGCCGTTTGTTTGGTCCTGTTCCCATGACTGACATTGTTGGTAGAGTAGTCTATGCCTTGCGGTCAGCTGTGGATCATGGTCCTGTACTGAACAG GGTGCTGCTGATTCTTGGAAAGAACACCACTGAAACTCCAATGTTTTGCTGGGTAAGAGGAGGATTTGTCTGCAGTTTTCTTCTGTTGGCTAAAGTCCATGCGGGCTGCTAA
- the LOC105055695 gene encoding mitochondrial ATP-independent inner membrane protease subunit 2 isoform X1 yields the protein MVSLSTWVRYAATKFEYSVVLGWKKYNVGQINGGQLSDAIWKNFFQGKLTFLHWTKGEQMAPTVAGDGGTLLVRKLPFPAPTQVFVGDVVLLKDPEKPSDYLVRRLAAIEGYEMVSTDEKDTPFILEKDQCWVLSDNESLKPKQEARDSRLFGPVPMTDIVGRVVYALRSAVDHGPVLNRVLLILGKNTTETPMFCWVRGGFVCSFLLLAKVHAGC from the exons ATGGTGTCTCTCTCGACGTGGGTTCGCTACGCCGCCACCAAGTTCGAGTACTCTGTCGTCCTCGGTTGGAAG AAGTATAATGTAGGTCAAATCAATGGAGGACAGTTAAGTGATGCTATTTGGAAAAATTTTTTCCAAGGCAAGCTGACCTTCTTGCATTGGACTAAAGGTGAACAAATGGCACCTACTGTAGCTGGAGATGGAGGAACTCTTCTTGTCAGAAAGCTGCCTTTTCCAGCTCCAAC GCAAGTCTTTGTGGGAGACGTTGTCTTGTTAAAAGATCCTGAGAAACCCAGTGATTATCTAGTTAGACGATTGGCTGCTATAGAAGGTTATGAGATGGTATCCACTGATGAGAAAGATACGCCATTTATTTTAGAGAAGGATCAGTGTTGGGTGCTGTCAGACAATGAATCTTTAAAGCCAAAG CAGGAAGCCAGGGACAGCCGTTTGTTTGGTCCTGTTCCCATGACTGACATTGTTGGTAGAGTAGTCTATGCCTTGCGGTCAGCTGTGGATCATGGTCCTGTACTGAACAG GGTGCTGCTGATTCTTGGAAAGAACACCACTGAAACTCCAATGTTTTGCTGGGTAAGAGGAGGATTTGTCTGCAGTTTTCTTCTGTTGGCTAAAGTCCATGCGGGCTGCTAA
- the LOC105055695 gene encoding mitochondrial ATP-independent inner membrane protease subunit 2 isoform X4 codes for MVSLSTWVRYAATKFEYSVVLGWKKYNVGQINGGQLSDAIWKNFFQGKLTFLHWTKGEQMAPTVAGDGGTLLVRKLPFPAPTQVFVGDVVLLKDPEKPSDYLVRRLAAIEGYEMVSTDEKDTPFILEKDQCWVLSDNESLKPKEARDSRLFGPVPMTDIVGRVVYALRSAVDHGPVLNSRLAMNQDSSVLAVELDIDEMAKGAKM; via the exons ATGGTGTCTCTCTCGACGTGGGTTCGCTACGCCGCCACCAAGTTCGAGTACTCTGTCGTCCTCGGTTGGAAG AAGTATAATGTAGGTCAAATCAATGGAGGACAGTTAAGTGATGCTATTTGGAAAAATTTTTTCCAAGGCAAGCTGACCTTCTTGCATTGGACTAAAGGTGAACAAATGGCACCTACTGTAGCTGGAGATGGAGGAACTCTTCTTGTCAGAAAGCTGCCTTTTCCAGCTCCAAC GCAAGTCTTTGTGGGAGACGTTGTCTTGTTAAAAGATCCTGAGAAACCCAGTGATTATCTAGTTAGACGATTGGCTGCTATAGAAGGTTATGAGATGGTATCCACTGATGAGAAAGATACGCCATTTATTTTAGAGAAGGATCAGTGTTGGGTGCTGTCAGACAATGAATCTTTAAAGCCAAAG GAAGCCAGGGACAGCCGTTTGTTTGGTCCTGTTCCCATGACTGACATTGTTGGTAGAGTAGTCTATGCCTTGCGGTCAGCTGTGGATCATGGTCCTGTACTGAACAG TCGTCTGGCAATGAATCAAGATTCATCAGTGTTGGCAGTGGAGTTGGATATCGATGAGATGGCAAAGGGTGCAAAAATGTAA
- the LOC105055696 gene encoding PH, RCC1 and FYVE domains-containing protein 1 isoform X2, producing the protein MADPISYGNPDRDTEQALIALKKGTQLIKYSRKGKPKFCPFRISRDETTLIWYSHKKERAIKLASVIRITLGQRTAVFRRFPRPEKDYLSFSLIYNNGERSLDLICKDQAEVEVWLAGLRALISTGQHRHSRGDSQSDGILFSDDSGEYCRPYGASIDSTLSISRSLNTNFYTCEPSWSLRRSDVGSDRANMQLRSSNADNVRLSISSAPSSSSQGSGPDDIESLGDVYVWGEIWSDGIVLDGSTNSPSSRTDVLLPKPLESNVVLDVHQIACGVRHVALVTRQGEVFSWGEESGGQLGHGNDKDVSRPRLVESLAVWNMDYVACGEYHTCAISTAGDLFTWGDGAYNTGLLGHGTNISHWIPKRVSGNLEGVQVLFVACGTWHSALITSNGKVFTFGDGTFGVLGHGDRESVAYPKEVESLSGLRTIKVACGVWHTAAIVEVMGQVGVNVISRKLFTWGDGDKYRLGHGDKEARLVPTCVSSLIDYNFHQLACGHNITVALTTSGHVFTMGSTSHGQLGNPQSDGKLPRLVQDRLIGELVEEISCGAHHVAILTSRSEVYTWGKGANGRLGHGDVEDRKTPTFIEALKDRHVKSISCGSNFTACICIHKWVSGSDQSVCSGCRQAFGFTRKRHNCYNCGLVHCHACSSKKVLKAALAPTPGKPHRVCDSCYSKIKAAEAGNAATFVKKITTPRQSIDGRERSDRGEIRSSKILVAPHAEAVKYAAVKNEIKSDSQSGNRASQVPSLLQLKDIAFPSSLTALQTALKPIVTSAPPPASTYTMKPSPPHSTTPVFSRSVIDSLKKTNELLNQEVLKLQTQVKNLKEKCEIHDVVLKKSEKKAEEAAFLAAEEAARCNAAVEVIKSLDIQIHQEFLSISECKQGFRGGSHESKFPKS; encoded by the exons ATGGCAGATCCGATCAGCTATGGGAATCCCGATCGCGACACTGAGCAG GCACTTATTGCATTGAAGAAAGGCACACAGTTAATCAAGTATAGTCGCAAAGGAAAGCCTAAATTTTGCCCATTCAGAATCTCTCGT GATGAAACAACATTAATATGGTATTCACATAAAAAGGAGAGGGCTATCAAACTAGCTTCTGTCATACGAATCACTCTTGGTCAGAGAACA GCTGTTTTTAGGAGATTTCCACGCCCTGAGAAAGATTATTTGTCATTTTCTCTTATATATAATAATGGTGAACGATCTCTGGATCTG ATTTGCAAGGACCAAGCAGAGGTAGAGGTGTGGTTGGCCGGACTTAGAGCACTGATTTCTACAGGTCAGCACAGACATTCTAGAGGTGACAGCCAGAGTGATGGAATATTGTTTTCTGAT GATAGTGGAGAATACTGTCGTCCTTATGGTGCATCAATAGATAGTACTTTAAGTATTTCCCGTAGTTTAAACACAAATTTTTACACTTGCGAGCCTTCTTGGAGTTTACGAAGGTCAGATGTGGGGTCAGATCGTGCAAATATGCAACTAAGATCAAGTAACGCAGATAATGTGCGACTTAGTATTTCAAGTGCCCCTAGTTCCTCCAGTCAAGGCTCTGGACCAGATGATATTGAATCTTTAGGTGACGTTTATGTCTGGGGAGAGATATGGTCTGATGGGATTGTATTAGATGGATCAACAAACTCCCCATCCTCAAGAACTGATGTTTTACTTCCAAAGCCGCTAGAATCAAATGTAGTTTTAGATGTTCATCAGATAGCATGCGGTGTTAGGCATGTTGCACTTGTTACAAGGCAAGGAGAGGTATTCAGTTGGGGTGAGGAATCTGGTGGGCAGCTCGGTCATGGAAATGACAAAGATGTTAGTCGGCCTCGTCTTGTTGAGTCATTAGCAGTATGGAATATGGATTATGTTGCATGTGGTGAGTATCATACTTGTGCTATATCCACTGCTGGTGACTTGTTTACTTGGGGAGATGGTGCTTATAACACTGGACTTCTTGGCCATGGCACTAACATCAGTCATTGGATTCCTAAAAGAGTTTCTGGCAATTTGGAAGGAGTTCAAGTTTTGTTTGTTGCATGTGGTACATGGCATTCAGCACTTATTACTTCAAATGGAAAGGTATTCACATTTGGTGATGGAACATTTGGTGTTCTAGGACATGGTGATCGGGAGAGTGTAGCATACCCAAAGGAAGTTGAATCTTTGAGTGGATTAAGGACTATTAAGGTAGCATGTGGAGTGTGGCATACGGCAGCTATTGTTGAGGTAATGGGACAGGTGGGTGTTAATGTTATATCGAGAAAACTGTTTACCTGGGGCGATGGGGATAAGTACCGTCTGGGTCATGGAGACAAGGAAGCACGCTTGGTTCCTACATGTGTTTCTTCGCTTATTGACTACAACTTCCATCAGCTGGCATGCGGGCATAACATCACCGTGGCACTTACAACGTCTGGGCATGTTTTCACAATGGGCAGTACTTCTCATGGTCAGCTAGGAAATCCTCAATCTGATGGTAAGTTGCCTCGCTTGGTGCAGGATAGATTGATAGGTGAGTTAGTGGAGGAGATATCCTGTGGGGCTCACCATGTTGCAATATTGACTTCAAGAAGTGAAGTATACACGTGGGGAAAAGGTGCTAATGGAAGATTAGGACATGGTGATGTTGAAGATCGGAAAACGCCTACTTTCATTGAAGCTCTTAAAGACAGGCATGTTAAAAGTATATCATGCGGTTCAAATTTTACAGCCTGCATTTGCATTCATAAGTGGGTGTCAGGTTCCGATCAATCAGTTTGCTCGGGATGTCGGCAGGCATTTGGTTTCACCAGAAAGCGGCACAACTGTTACAATTGTGGGCTGGTACATTGCCATGCTTGTAGTTCCAAAAAGGTGTTGAAAGCTGCACTGGCACCTACCCCTGGCAAACCACATCGTGTATGTGATTCTTGCTATTCAAAAATTAAAGCAGCAGAGGCTGGTAATGCTGCTACTTTTGTCAAGAAGATTACAACTCCTCGCCAATCCATTGATGGCAGGGAGAGATCAGATCGGGGagagataagatcttcaaagatacTAGTGGCACCTCATGCAGAAGCAGTCAAGTATGCTGCAGTAAAGaatgagatcaaatcagattctcaGTCTGGAAACAGAGCTTCCCAAGTTCCATCGCTATTACAGCTAAAAGATATTGCTTTTCCTAGCTCATTGACCGCACTTCAAACCGCTTTAAAACCAATTGTTACATCTGCACCTCCCCCTGCTTCTACATACACCATGAAGCCAAGTCCTCCACACTCTACGACTCCAGTATTTTCTAGAAGTGTCATCGACAGCCTAAAGAAGACTAATGAACTGCTAAATCAGGAAGTCTTGAAGTTGCAAACCCAG gttaaaaatttgaaagaaaagtgtGAAATTCATGATGTAGTGTTGAAGAAATCGGAGAAGAAGGCTGAAGAAGCTGCATTTTTAGCTGCAGAAGAAGCTGCCAGGTGCAATGCTGCAGTGGAAGTCATCAAATCTCTTGATATTCAG ATACACCAAGAGTTTCTCTCTATCTCTGAATGCAAGCAAGGTTTTCGGGGAGGATCCCATGAATCAAAGTTTCCAAAAAG CTGA
- the LOC105055695 gene encoding mitochondrial ATP-independent inner membrane protease subunit 2 isoform X3 — protein sequence MVSLSTWVRYAATKFEYSVVLGWKKYNVGQINGGQLSDAIWKNFFQGKLTFLHWTKGEQMAPTVAGDGGTLLVRKLPFPAPTQVFVGDVVLLKDPEKPSDYLVRRLAAIEGYEMVSTDEKDTPFILEKDQCWVLSDNESLKPKQEARDSRLFGPVPMTDIVGRVVYALRSAVDHGPVLNSRLAMNQDSSVLAVELDIDEMAKGAKM from the exons ATGGTGTCTCTCTCGACGTGGGTTCGCTACGCCGCCACCAAGTTCGAGTACTCTGTCGTCCTCGGTTGGAAG AAGTATAATGTAGGTCAAATCAATGGAGGACAGTTAAGTGATGCTATTTGGAAAAATTTTTTCCAAGGCAAGCTGACCTTCTTGCATTGGACTAAAGGTGAACAAATGGCACCTACTGTAGCTGGAGATGGAGGAACTCTTCTTGTCAGAAAGCTGCCTTTTCCAGCTCCAAC GCAAGTCTTTGTGGGAGACGTTGTCTTGTTAAAAGATCCTGAGAAACCCAGTGATTATCTAGTTAGACGATTGGCTGCTATAGAAGGTTATGAGATGGTATCCACTGATGAGAAAGATACGCCATTTATTTTAGAGAAGGATCAGTGTTGGGTGCTGTCAGACAATGAATCTTTAAAGCCAAAG CAGGAAGCCAGGGACAGCCGTTTGTTTGGTCCTGTTCCCATGACTGACATTGTTGGTAGAGTAGTCTATGCCTTGCGGTCAGCTGTGGATCATGGTCCTGTACTGAACAG TCGTCTGGCAATGAATCAAGATTCATCAGTGTTGGCAGTGGAGTTGGATATCGATGAGATGGCAAAGGGTGCAAAAATGTAA